The proteins below come from a single Corynebacterium cystitidis genomic window:
- the dtd gene encoding D-aminoacyl-tRNA deacylase encodes MIAVLTRVTEASVSVDDEIVGAINCPETGGILALVGVGRDDAPTAWETVARKIADLRILNGEVSVVDVGAPVLLVSQFTLMGKTAKGRRPSWADAAPGVDAEIAINKIASELRNRGIWVEEGRFGAMMKVTSVNDGPFTVIVEA; translated from the coding sequence ATGATAGCTGTGCTTACTCGTGTGACTGAAGCAAGCGTGAGTGTCGATGACGAGATTGTGGGTGCCATCAATTGCCCTGAAACCGGGGGAATACTTGCGCTTGTTGGTGTGGGGCGTGACGACGCGCCCACGGCTTGGGAGACGGTAGCACGCAAGATCGCGGATCTGCGCATCTTGAATGGCGAAGTGTCTGTGGTCGATGTTGGTGCTCCGGTACTCTTGGTCAGCCAATTTACGTTGATGGGCAAGACGGCGAAGGGCCGTCGCCCGTCGTGGGCAGATGCTGCCCCAGGCGTGGACGCTGAAATAGCTATCAATAAAATTGCATCCGAGCTGCGTAATCGGGGAATATGGGTTGAAGAGGGGCGCTTTGGGGCTATGATGAAGGTCACCAGCGTCAATGATGGTCCTTTCACGGTTATCGTGGAGGCCTGA
- a CDS encoding metal-dependent transcriptional regulator, producing MRDLVDTTEMYLRTVYELEEEGIVPLRARIAERLDQSGPTVSQTVARMERDGLLVVEEDRSLSLTEEGRARATRVMRKHRLAERLMVDVLGMDIAKVHDEACRWEHVMSDDVERRVVEVVSDPSRSPFGNPIPGLTELGLEKDNRSEMGERTVDLDLKESIRAEVIQIHEILQLDATQFSALSAAGIKVGSQVTVAEVDGIIEVTSADGSTVELADDLAHAFRVRPLD from the coding sequence ATGCGGGACTTGGTTGATACCACAGAAATGTATCTACGCACGGTCTACGAACTCGAAGAAGAGGGCATCGTGCCCCTTCGCGCTCGCATTGCAGAGCGACTTGACCAGTCAGGCCCCACTGTCTCTCAGACAGTGGCACGTATGGAACGCGACGGTCTCCTCGTCGTTGAGGAAGACCGCAGCTTGAGCCTGACAGAGGAAGGCCGCGCTCGTGCTACTCGAGTGATGCGTAAGCATCGTTTGGCGGAACGGCTCATGGTTGATGTCTTGGGGATGGATATTGCCAAGGTGCACGATGAGGCGTGCCGCTGGGAGCACGTGATGAGCGATGACGTAGAACGTCGCGTCGTCGAGGTGGTCTCGGACCCCTCTCGGTCCCCGTTTGGCAATCCTATTCCCGGTCTTACTGAACTCGGCCTCGAGAAGGACAACCGCTCCGAAATGGGAGAGCGCACCGTCGACTTGGATCTCAAAGAATCGATTCGCGCCGAAGTGATTCAGATTCACGAGATTTTGCAGCTCGACGCAACCCAGTTTTCCGCCCTTTCGGCTGCAGGAATCAAGGTGGGTTCTCAGGTGACCGTCGCCGAGGTGGATGGGATCATCGAAGTAACCAGCGCCGACGGGAGCACCGTTGAGCTTGCCGACGACCTAGCTCACGCCTTCCGGGTCCGCCCACTGGATTAA
- a CDS encoding sigma-70 family RNA polymerase sigma factor, whose product MTHPSSMDEKEEKVDRGSRRNQTNDNPSADLVRVYLNGIGKTALLDAEEEVDLAQQIEVGLYAQHRLDDPDVKLTRAMKRDLKILAKQGRKARAHLLEANLRLVVSLAKRYTGRGMPLLDLIQEGNLGLIRAMEKFDYAKGFKFSTYATWWIRQAITRGMADQSRTIRLPVHLVEQVNKLSRIKREMYQSLGREPTNEELSDESGIDEDKIENLLRQSRDPVSLDMPVGTDEEAPLGDFIEDEDATDAETSVVATLRHDDIQRVINSLEQREQDVIRLRYGLDDGVPRTLDQIGRRFGLSRERVRQIEREVMAKLRVGDRANKLREYAQ is encoded by the coding sequence ATGACGCATCCGTCGTCGATGGACGAGAAAGAGGAAAAGGTTGACCGTGGGAGCCGCCGCAATCAAACCAATGACAACCCATCCGCCGACCTTGTTCGCGTTTACCTCAACGGCATTGGCAAAACTGCCTTGCTTGATGCTGAGGAAGAGGTCGATCTAGCCCAGCAAATTGAAGTCGGGCTCTACGCACAGCACCGTCTCGACGATCCTGATGTGAAGCTCACCCGTGCGATGAAGCGCGATCTGAAGATTCTGGCGAAACAGGGCCGTAAGGCCCGCGCGCACCTCCTCGAGGCCAACCTTCGCCTCGTCGTTTCTTTAGCCAAGCGCTATACCGGTCGCGGCATGCCGTTGCTCGATTTGATCCAGGAAGGAAACCTGGGTCTGATTCGCGCAATGGAAAAGTTCGACTATGCCAAGGGCTTCAAGTTCTCCACTTACGCTACGTGGTGGATCCGCCAGGCAATTACACGCGGTATGGCTGATCAGTCGCGCACGATCCGTCTCCCGGTCCATCTGGTGGAGCAGGTGAACAAATTGTCCCGCATCAAGCGCGAGATGTATCAGTCGCTTGGCCGTGAGCCGACCAACGAAGAGCTTTCCGACGAATCGGGTATTGACGAGGATAAGATTGAGAATCTCTTGCGCCAGTCCCGTGATCCGGTCAGTCTCGATATGCCTGTCGGTACGGACGAAGAGGCACCGCTGGGTGACTTTATTGAAGACGAGGATGCGACCGATGCTGAGACTTCTGTGGTAGCTACCTTGCGTCACGATGATATCCAGCGCGTGATTAATTCCCTTGAACAACGCGAGCAAGACGTCATTCGACTCCGCTATGGTCTCGATGACGGTGTCCCCCGCACCTTAGATCAGATTGGGCGACGTTTCGGCCTGTCACGCGAACGCGTGCGCCAGATCGAACGTGAGGTCATGGCCAAGCTTCGGGTGGGCGACCGGGCTAACAAGCTTCGCGAGTACGCCCAATAA
- a CDS encoding PAC2 family protein: protein MADDNRHMYEMEYPVPAISSEGSQGESSAPGEPTGPMMVVAMQGYADAGHAVESAAMHLKAALENKQVATFNTDELIDYRSRRPAVMMDNDELTHFEELDLDIRVLRDTKGKSFLLLSGPEPDLRWNAFSEAVGDLAEKFDVSRTICLYGAPMAVPHTRPLMVSAHGNDEAVISRMFTINSKWNVPGAAQLMIERELLKRGRKVSGFTAHVPHYMAQSPYPEATYQLLQSVSDSADLELPLKSLEHDITRVARQLTEQVSGSEEIMHVVTQLEQHYDTELEKYRKHHPDVLMPGEAQVPSSEEIGQAFENYLSALDDRDAPRNELPEAPPLFHFGDTSLFDDVKNSSGVDPDVQDAHPSAEDDDHDLGDDV, encoded by the coding sequence ATGGCTGATGATAATCGGCACATGTACGAAATGGAGTACCCCGTCCCCGCGATCAGCAGCGAAGGTTCCCAGGGCGAATCAAGCGCACCGGGTGAGCCTACAGGACCGATGATGGTCGTGGCGATGCAAGGTTACGCCGACGCTGGTCACGCCGTAGAAAGCGCCGCCATGCACCTCAAGGCGGCGTTAGAAAACAAGCAGGTAGCAACTTTTAACACCGATGAATTAATCGATTACCGTTCACGTCGACCCGCAGTGATGATGGATAATGACGAGCTGACGCACTTTGAAGAGCTTGACTTAGACATCCGTGTTTTACGCGATACCAAGGGTAAGTCCTTCCTCTTGTTGTCTGGCCCCGAACCGGACTTGCGGTGGAACGCGTTTAGTGAAGCGGTGGGCGATCTTGCGGAGAAGTTTGATGTTTCGCGCACCATCTGTTTGTACGGTGCACCCATGGCTGTGCCGCACACCCGTCCACTGATGGTGTCAGCCCACGGCAATGACGAAGCTGTGATTAGCCGCATGTTTACTATTAACTCGAAATGGAACGTGCCCGGGGCTGCGCAATTGATGATCGAGCGCGAACTACTCAAGCGAGGGCGGAAAGTGTCCGGGTTTACAGCTCACGTGCCGCACTATATGGCACAGTCCCCATATCCGGAGGCGACGTACCAATTACTTCAATCTGTCAGCGATTCGGCCGACCTGGAACTACCGCTGAAAAGTTTGGAGCACGATATCACGCGTGTGGCACGCCAGCTCACTGAGCAGGTCAGTGGCTCAGAGGAGATTATGCACGTGGTCACCCAGCTCGAGCAGCATTATGACACCGAGTTAGAAAAATACCGGAAGCATCACCCCGATGTTTTGATGCCCGGCGAAGCTCAGGTCCCGTCAAGCGAGGAGATTGGTCAAGCCTTCGAAAACTACCTCTCGGCTCTGGATGATCGCGATGCTCCCCGCAACGAACTTCCGGAAGCACCTCCCCTGTTTCACTTCGGGGACACATCCCTGTTTGATGATGTGAAAAACTCGTCCGGGGTTGATCCTGATGTACAAGACGCACATCCTTCTGCTGAAGACGATGACCATGATCTAGGCGATGACGTCTAA
- a CDS encoding peroxiredoxin, which produces MAIMTVGERFPEFELTALKGGDLHEVNAAQPEDYFETVSLDKYQGMWKVVFFYPKDFTFVCPTEIAAFGKLDEDFQDRDTQILGGSTDNEFAHFNWRATHPELKDVPFPMFSDIKHELIRELGVENADGVADRATFIIDPDGIIQFVSVTPDAVGRNVDEVLRVLDALQSEEVCACNWEANDPTKNINKLDVVQDSLK; this is translated from the coding sequence ATGGCAATTATGACTGTTGGGGAGCGCTTCCCAGAGTTCGAGCTAACCGCACTGAAGGGCGGCGACCTGCACGAAGTTAATGCAGCGCAGCCTGAGGACTACTTCGAGACCGTTTCGCTGGACAAGTACCAGGGGATGTGGAAGGTTGTCTTCTTCTACCCGAAGGACTTCACCTTCGTGTGCCCAACGGAGATTGCTGCATTCGGCAAGCTAGACGAAGACTTCCAGGATCGCGACACCCAAATCCTGGGTGGTTCCACCGACAACGAGTTTGCTCACTTCAATTGGCGTGCAACCCACCCAGAGCTGAAGGATGTTCCTTTCCCAATGTTCTCCGACATCAAGCACGAGCTCATCCGTGAGCTCGGCGTTGAGAACGCTGACGGTGTTGCTGACCGTGCAACCTTCATTATCGATCCAGACGGCATTATTCAGTTCGTCTCGGTGACCCCAGATGCTGTCGGACGCAACGTCGATGAGGTTCTGCGCGTTCTTGATGCACTGCAGTCTGAGGAAGTGTGCGCCTGCAACTGGGAGGCAAACGACCCGACTAAGAATATTAACAAGCTGGACGTTGTCCAGGACTCCCTGAAGTAA
- a CDS encoding carboxymuconolactone decarboxylase family protein translates to MSIDNLKNALPEYAKDQKLNIGTLARSTELNEEQLWGCFVAAAAATKNESVISEIVDEAKEHLSEEALEAAFGAATVMAMNNVAYRSKHMLGDDYANVKFGLRMNIISKPGVEKVNFELWSITVSAMNGCEACLAAHAKVVQDEGMTKEQVWEAVKIGAVVNAVAQAVQIEDAR, encoded by the coding sequence ATGTCTATTGATAACCTGAAGAACGCTTTGCCGGAATATGCGAAGGACCAGAAGCTCAACATCGGCACCCTGGCTCGCTCCACCGAGCTGAACGAGGAGCAGCTGTGGGGCTGCTTCGTCGCGGCGGCGGCGGCAACTAAGAACGAGTCTGTCATCTCCGAGATCGTCGACGAGGCGAAAGAGCACCTCTCTGAGGAGGCGCTCGAGGCGGCCTTCGGCGCGGCAACCGTCATGGCGATGAACAACGTTGCGTACCGCTCCAAGCACATGCTGGGCGACGACTATGCAAACGTGAAGTTCGGCCTGCGCATGAACATCATCTCCAAGCCTGGTGTGGAGAAGGTCAACTTCGAGCTGTGGTCCATCACCGTGTCTGCGATGAATGGCTGCGAGGCATGCCTGGCAGCTCATGCAAAGGTAGTCCAAGACGAGGGCATGACTAAGGAGCAGGTCTGGGAAGCTGTCAAGATCGGCGCAGTGGTCAACGCTGTGGCACAGGCAGTCCAGATCGAGGACGCACGTTAA
- a CDS encoding hydrogen peroxide-inducible genes activator — protein MSNKEYRPTLAQLRTFVTIAENKHFGTAANKLSISQPSLSQALVALETGLGVQLIERSTRKVIVTPIGEQLLPYAKSTLEAADQFINHSRGAHGVLTGPLTIGIIPTVAPYILPELLRSLKREYPDMEPRIVEEQTKHLLTQLRDGKIDLAVMALPSDSAGMVDYPLYDERFIIVLPEGHKYTGRQDLTLEVMEDLDLLLLDDGHCLRDQVVDLCRLADINPSEATDAVTRASSLTTIIQLVVAGLGTTLVPESALSTECIRSGLALANFEESVSAQRTIGLVYRTSSSRADEYEALGELMKKAFEAAKDHNKDLLNS, from the coding sequence ATGAGCAATAAAGAGTATCGGCCAACCCTAGCGCAGCTGCGCACGTTCGTCACGATTGCTGAGAACAAACACTTCGGGACAGCAGCAAACAAGCTGTCAATTTCACAGCCGTCACTGTCCCAGGCACTCGTCGCCCTCGAGACCGGCCTTGGCGTGCAACTGATTGAGCGGTCAACGCGCAAAGTGATTGTCACTCCTATCGGTGAGCAACTGCTACCTTACGCGAAGTCCACCCTAGAAGCAGCGGATCAATTCATCAATCATTCCCGCGGTGCCCATGGCGTTCTAACAGGGCCTTTGACAATAGGAATCATCCCCACCGTCGCGCCTTATATTCTTCCAGAGCTGCTCCGCAGCCTCAAACGTGAATACCCTGACATGGAACCACGCATCGTCGAGGAACAAACCAAGCACCTCCTCACTCAATTGCGCGACGGGAAAATTGATCTAGCCGTGATGGCTTTGCCTTCCGACAGTGCCGGCATGGTAGATTACCCGCTCTACGATGAACGATTCATCATTGTCCTGCCCGAAGGCCATAAGTACACTGGGAGGCAGGATCTCACCTTAGAGGTAATGGAAGATCTTGACTTACTGCTTCTCGACGACGGACATTGCCTGCGTGACCAAGTCGTGGATTTGTGCAGACTTGCTGACATCAACCCCTCCGAGGCCACCGATGCCGTCACTCGCGCATCATCACTGACCACGATCATCCAGCTAGTCGTAGCCGGACTCGGAACTACACTCGTTCCTGAGTCTGCTCTATCCACTGAATGCATCCGCTCCGGTCTCGCGCTGGCTAACTTCGAGGAATCCGTCAGCGCGCAACGCACCATCGGTTTGGTGTACCGGACGTCGTCGTCTCGCGCAGATGAATACGAAGCACTTGGCGAACTAATGAAAAAGGCCTTTGAAGCTGCAAAGGATCACAACAAAGACCTTCTAAACAGCTAA
- a CDS encoding DEAD/DEAH box helicase, whose protein sequence is MLPDLSDVPESVYEEAIWDSFIAWTRDRGITLYPAQEEASLAVLAEDNVILATPTGSGKSMVANAAHFVALARGQRSFYTAPIKALVSEKFFALCEIFGAENVGMMTGDATVNGNAPIIAATAEIVANIALRDGKHANIDQVVMDEFHYYSDPDRGWAWQVPLLELPKAQFLLMSATLGDTSWLEKDLTERTGRPTTLVSGTERPVSLDFHYVFTPVHETIEELLNNGKAPIYVVHFSQREATERAQALTSMGSILTDDEKKQIAEEIGDFRFTTTFGKTLSKLVRRGIGVHHAGMLPKYRRLVEKLSQTGLLKVICGTDTLGVGINVPIRTVLMTGLAKYDGVRQRIVKSREFHQIAGRAGRAGYDTEGTVVVEAPEHEIENVKLRRKAGDDPAKKKKLRKKAPRDGQISWSENTFERLKVAEPEELTSQFKISNSMLLNVVARPGDGYEHMKHLLRTNHDTRAKQNRDILTSVELFRGLINAGIVERTPESLASRPYTLVDELDRDFALNQPLSPFALAFLTLLDPESDTYTLDVISTFEAILDDPRQLLQAQQSAERGEELAALKAEGVDYTERMALLEEVTYPMPLKEELDEAFETFREGNPWAKEFELSPKSVVRDMIEHAMTFSDLIATYGLARSEGVVLRYLTDAWRTLAKSVPAQHMTEELDDVVTWLGELIRQVDSSLIDEWAHMADEDTPVDQDTLERELAFGVENPSALTANRRAFTIMVRNYFFRLVELFAYEKEDRLAEMLDYLDHDEKPDWGAAMDDYFDEYDDIGTDQEARGKEYFSIGDQSGRAWEVRQILQDPEGDNSFQLHGVVDLDASDEAGEVRLSHLEMKQV, encoded by the coding sequence ATGCTGCCTGATTTGTCTGATGTCCCCGAGTCCGTCTACGAAGAGGCGATTTGGGATTCCTTCATCGCCTGGACCCGTGACCGTGGGATTACGCTGTATCCCGCCCAGGAGGAAGCGTCATTGGCGGTGTTGGCCGAAGACAACGTAATTCTGGCAACACCCACGGGGTCTGGCAAGTCAATGGTGGCTAACGCTGCCCATTTCGTGGCGCTGGCGCGTGGCCAACGCAGCTTTTATACCGCCCCGATCAAAGCACTGGTCAGCGAGAAGTTCTTCGCGCTGTGTGAGATCTTCGGGGCTGAGAACGTTGGCATGATGACAGGCGATGCCACTGTCAATGGCAACGCGCCAATTATTGCCGCAACAGCAGAGATTGTGGCTAACATCGCGTTGCGCGACGGCAAGCATGCCAATATTGACCAGGTAGTGATGGATGAGTTCCACTACTATTCTGATCCAGACCGTGGCTGGGCGTGGCAGGTACCTCTGCTTGAGTTGCCGAAAGCGCAGTTCTTGTTAATGTCTGCCACCTTGGGGGATACGTCCTGGTTGGAAAAGGACCTGACTGAGCGCACCGGGCGGCCCACTACCTTGGTATCAGGCACCGAACGGCCCGTTTCACTGGACTTCCACTATGTATTCACCCCGGTACACGAGACCATCGAAGAGCTTCTGAACAACGGCAAAGCTCCGATCTATGTGGTGCATTTCTCCCAGCGCGAAGCCACTGAGCGCGCTCAGGCCTTGACTAGCATGGGCAGCATCCTCACCGACGATGAGAAGAAACAGATCGCTGAAGAAATTGGCGATTTTCGCTTTACGACGACCTTCGGCAAGACTCTCTCCAAGCTTGTGCGACGCGGAATTGGAGTTCATCATGCAGGTATGTTGCCGAAGTATCGGAGGCTCGTCGAAAAGCTGTCTCAAACCGGCCTGCTGAAGGTCATTTGTGGCACTGATACCTTGGGGGTGGGTATAAATGTACCGATCCGCACTGTGCTGATGACAGGGCTGGCCAAATATGACGGTGTGCGTCAGCGCATTGTGAAATCACGCGAGTTCCACCAGATCGCGGGGCGTGCAGGCCGGGCTGGCTATGACACGGAGGGCACCGTGGTGGTGGAAGCCCCAGAGCATGAAATTGAAAACGTGAAACTGCGCCGCAAGGCCGGAGACGATCCCGCGAAAAAGAAAAAGCTGCGCAAGAAAGCCCCCCGTGACGGGCAGATCTCCTGGTCAGAGAATACCTTTGAGCGGCTTAAGGTGGCTGAGCCAGAGGAGCTCACCAGCCAGTTTAAGATCTCCAACTCGATGTTACTCAACGTGGTGGCACGCCCTGGTGATGGCTACGAGCACATGAAGCATTTGTTGCGCACAAACCATGACACGCGCGCGAAGCAGAACCGGGATATTCTCACATCGGTCGAACTGTTCCGCGGCTTGATTAATGCGGGCATTGTGGAGCGCACCCCCGAGTCACTGGCATCGCGTCCGTACACTTTGGTCGACGAGCTGGACCGCGATTTCGCACTCAACCAGCCCCTGTCCCCTTTCGCTTTGGCGTTTCTTACACTGTTGGACCCAGAGTCAGATACCTACACGTTGGATGTGATCTCCACGTTTGAGGCCATCTTAGATGACCCGCGCCAGCTGCTCCAGGCCCAGCAATCCGCGGAGCGTGGCGAAGAACTCGCGGCGTTAAAAGCAGAAGGGGTAGACTACACCGAGCGCATGGCGCTGCTCGAGGAAGTCACCTACCCCATGCCCTTGAAAGAGGAGCTCGATGAAGCTTTCGAGACTTTCCGCGAGGGCAACCCGTGGGCCAAAGAGTTTGAACTGTCGCCGAAGTCAGTGGTGCGCGACATGATTGAGCACGCAATGACGTTTTCAGACCTGATTGCCACCTACGGTCTGGCCCGCAGTGAGGGCGTTGTCTTGCGCTATCTCACAGACGCGTGGCGCACCCTGGCAAAGTCTGTGCCTGCGCAGCATATGACTGAGGAGCTTGACGACGTGGTGACCTGGCTCGGCGAGCTCATCCGCCAGGTCGATTCTTCGCTTATCGACGAATGGGCACACATGGCAGATGAGGACACACCGGTAGATCAGGACACCCTTGAACGCGAGCTCGCCTTCGGTGTGGAAAACCCATCTGCTCTAACGGCTAACCGGCGTGCGTTTACAATCATGGTGCGCAACTATTTCTTCCGTTTGGTGGAACTGTTCGCCTACGAAAAAGAAGACCGCCTGGCCGAGATGCTGGACTACTTAGACCACGATGAGAAACCAGACTGGGGTGCCGCCATGGATGACTATTTCGATGAGTATGACGACATCGGCACCGACCAAGAGGCCCGTGGCAAGGAGTACTTCTCTATCGGCGACCAATCGGGGCGTGCTTGGGAGGTCCGCCAGATTTTGCAGGACCCAGAAGGTGACAACTCCTTCCAGCTGCACGGTGTGGTGGACCTGGATGCTTCCGATGAGGCTGGCGAGGTGCGCCTGAGCCACCTGGAGATGAAGCAGGTGTAA
- the galE gene encoding UDP-glucose 4-epimerase GalE has product MKLLVTGGAGYVGSVCTAVLVEAGHNVTVIDNLSTGNREAVVDGARLIEGDVRSAADSVLAEGDFDGVLHFAARSLVGESMEVPEEYWQDNLVTTLALLDAMRAHHVPSLVFSSTAATYGEPAVVPITEDMPTAPTNPYGATKLAIDYAITSYCQAHGLAATSLRYFNVAGAYGEIGENREVETHLIPLVLQVALGHRDKIYMFGDDWPTKDGTPVRDYIHIRDLADAHLLALETNLPSEHRIYNLGSGDGYSVREVIDTCREVTGHPIPAEVAARRAGDPAVLIASSEKIKAELGWNPTRTELTRIVEDAWAFTSELGDKAHSFRRVAGN; this is encoded by the coding sequence ATGAAACTGCTGGTCACCGGTGGAGCAGGATATGTCGGCAGTGTATGCACTGCTGTGTTAGTTGAGGCAGGCCACAACGTCACCGTTATCGACAACTTGTCCACGGGTAACCGTGAGGCTGTCGTCGACGGTGCCCGTTTGATAGAAGGAGATGTCCGAAGCGCTGCGGATTCCGTTTTAGCGGAGGGCGATTTTGACGGTGTTCTCCACTTCGCCGCGCGCTCACTAGTGGGCGAATCTATGGAGGTACCGGAGGAGTACTGGCAGGACAATCTGGTAACCACCTTGGCACTTTTGGACGCCATGCGCGCACACCATGTTCCCTCCCTGGTTTTTTCCTCCACTGCAGCAACTTACGGCGAACCCGCAGTAGTCCCCATCACAGAGGACATGCCTACCGCCCCGACAAATCCATACGGTGCGACAAAACTGGCCATCGATTACGCGATTACTTCTTACTGCCAGGCGCACGGATTGGCCGCTACGAGCCTGCGCTACTTTAACGTGGCTGGAGCCTACGGTGAGATCGGTGAAAACCGCGAGGTGGAAACTCACCTCATTCCGCTGGTTCTCCAAGTGGCGCTCGGCCATCGCGACAAGATTTATATGTTCGGTGATGACTGGCCAACAAAGGATGGCACACCGGTGCGCGATTATATCCACATCCGCGATCTAGCCGACGCACACCTTCTCGCGTTGGAAACAAATCTTCCGAGTGAACACCGTATCTACAACTTGGGATCCGGTGACGGTTACTCTGTACGCGAAGTGATCGACACGTGCAGAGAAGTCACTGGGCACCCCATTCCTGCTGAAGTGGCTGCCCGTCGCGCTGGCGATCCAGCAGTTCTGATCGCTTCGAGTGAGAAAATTAAGGCTGAGTTAGGGTGGAACCCCACCCGCACCGAGCTCACGCGCATCGTTGAAGATGCGTGGGCCTTTACTTCTGAACTTGGCGATAAAGCCCATTCTTTTCGACGGGTCGCTGGAAACTAG
- a CDS encoding DUF4192 domain-containing protein, giving the protein MTNTMNFPPSSDTTDHLNTPGDLMAAVPGILGFYPHESIIIVGMHAGTTGGNLTLGPVMRADLNHWQDLPNALNTPSAADCEVFFAFLVTRSPESPTVGDLIDALYQIHDEHGDCLIHACWVLSEIATGSHYDLCFGEVPPYWVSGAVPCIALSPAMQPLIENGGLPALTRDDTVDYFAKIALDHDTRDTFDGACQLAYCRGQDLHDRLERQLPGPAEAVQDADRALAHANETPLVNPYDDKDLTTVWAESEGDPVSNDVVAVMTCLSRSRLRDSIVVTALAQPQRAGTLLLFIARVSSGVIRANALSVWAIVAMSAGLYSWASAALKNAQVELEGHGLSAALLKGLAIGGYDRLLLAVKAGSEEQRDMLNLPPAPTTGG; this is encoded by the coding sequence ATGACCAATACTATGAACTTTCCACCATCGTCTGATACCACTGATCACCTCAACACCCCTGGGGATTTAATGGCCGCAGTGCCAGGAATCCTCGGTTTCTACCCGCACGAATCCATCATCATCGTCGGTATGCACGCCGGCACCACCGGTGGCAACCTCACTCTTGGGCCTGTTATGCGCGCCGACCTCAACCATTGGCAGGATCTCCCAAACGCTCTAAACACGCCAAGCGCAGCAGACTGTGAGGTCTTTTTTGCCTTCCTCGTGACTCGATCACCCGAGAGCCCAACTGTAGGCGATCTTATCGACGCCCTGTATCAGATTCACGACGAGCACGGAGACTGCCTGATCCACGCGTGCTGGGTTCTCTCGGAAATTGCTACTGGCAGCCACTATGATCTCTGCTTTGGGGAGGTCCCGCCCTATTGGGTAAGCGGCGCCGTACCCTGCATCGCCTTGTCACCGGCGATGCAGCCGCTCATCGAAAATGGGGGACTACCGGCGCTCACACGTGACGACACCGTGGATTATTTCGCTAAAATAGCGCTTGACCACGATACCCGCGACACCTTTGATGGGGCTTGCCAATTGGCTTACTGTCGCGGCCAGGATCTGCACGATCGTCTTGAGAGGCAGCTCCCCGGGCCGGCAGAAGCTGTACAAGACGCCGACCGAGCTCTGGCGCACGCAAACGAAACACCTCTTGTGAACCCGTATGATGACAAAGATTTAACCACTGTGTGGGCTGAATCTGAGGGGGATCCTGTCAGCAACGATGTTGTCGCAGTGATGACGTGTCTATCCCGCTCACGCCTGCGGGACAGTATTGTGGTCACCGCTCTCGCACAGCCGCAGCGAGCTGGCACGCTGCTTTTGTTTATCGCCCGGGTATCTTCCGGAGTAATCCGGGCCAATGCATTAAGCGTCTGGGCCATTGTTGCAATGTCGGCGGGTCTGTACTCGTGGGCCTCCGCAGCATTGAAAAACGCCCAGGTTGAACTTGAAGGCCATGGCCTGTCAGCAGCACTGCTGAAAGGGCTGGCTATAGGAGGCTACGACCGGTTACTGCTTGCGGTCAAAGCTGGCAGCGAAGAGCAACGAGATATGCTCAACCTTCCTCCCGCACCCACGACGGGAGGCTAG